The genomic window CGTGGCGGCTGAACTACTCGATATATACGCCAGCAGAGCCAGTAATAAAGGTTATCAATTCAAACGTGACAAAGCTGAGTATCAAGCTTTTTCAGACAGTTTCCCGTTTGAAGAAACCTTTGATCAAGAGCAAGCCATTAAAGCAGTAGTGTCTGATATGCTCAGCGATAAGGCCATGGACAGACTCGTTTGTGGAGATGTCGGTTTTGGTAAAACTGAAGTTGCGATGCGTGCCGCTTTTGTTGCCGTTAACGACGGCAAGCAAGTGGCTATCTTAGTGCCAACAACCTTGCTTGCCCAACAACATTATGAAAACTTTCGCGACCGTTTTGCTAATTTACCGGTTGCTATAGAAGTATTATCACGTTTTAAAACAGCCAAAGAGCAAAACGTTGTTATTGCCGATGTTGAATCAGGCCAAATAGACATTCTGATCGGCACCCATAAGTTATTGCAAAATAGTATTAAATATAAAGACCTAGGTTTATTAGTGGTCGATGAAGAACATAGGTTTGGTGTAAAGCAAAAAGAAAAAATCAAACAATTACGCAGCAATGTTGATATTTTAACATTGACCGCAACCCCTATTCCACGGACCTTGAATATGGCGATGGGTGGCATGCGCGACTTATCGATTATTGCCACACCGCCGGCAAAACGCTTAGCGGTAAAAACCTTTGTTCGCGAGCGTGACGACGCCCTTATTCGTGAGTCTATTTTACGTGAAATTCTTCGTGGTGGTCAGGTTTACTTTTTACATAACAACGTTGATACCATAGATAAAACCGCTGCAGATATTCAAAAACTACTGCCAGAAGCAAAAGTAACCACCGCCCATGGGCAAATGCGTGAACGTGAACTTGAACGCATTATGGGCGACTTTTATCACCAACGTTACAATGTATTAGTTTGTACAACGATTATCGAAACAGGTATCGATGTGCCAACAGCTAATACCATTATCATGGACAGAGCCGACCATTTAGGTCTAGCGCAACTCCATCAATTACGAGGCCGAGTGGGTCGTTCACATCATCAAGCTTATGCTTATTTATTAACACCACATGTTAAACGTATTACTAAAGATGCGAAGAAACGTCTTGAAGCTATTGCGTCTCTTGAAGATTTAGGCGCTGGTTTTACCTTGGCCACACACGATCTCGAAATTCGTGGCGCAGGTGAATTATTAGGTGAGGGACAAAGTGGCTCGATGAGCCAAATCGGCTTTACCCTTTATATGGAAATGCTCGATCAAGCCGTTTCAGCGTTGAAGCAAGGCAAACAACTATCGCTTGAAAATATGACCGCTAAGCAAACTGAAATTGAATTACGGGTGCCGGCGTTACTACCAGACGATTATATTTTTGATGTCAGCTTACGATTAAGTATTTATAAACGTATCGCCAGTTGTGGCAATAAAAATGAACTTGACGAAATTCAAGTAGAATTAATTGACCGTTTTGGCTTATTACCGCAAGCGGCTAAAAACCTAGTCCATATTGCGAAGTTACGTTTAAAGGCGCAAAAAATAGGGGTTTCTCGCATCGAAGCAGGTCCAGCAGGTGGCTCTATTGAGTTTAGCGATGAGACAAAAGTTGATCCTATGCTTATTATTGGTCTTATTCAGCAACAGCCAAAAGTTTATAAATTAGTAGGCGCTAATAAACTCCAATTTAAAATTGCCACTGAAGATAGTAAATCACGCTTTATTTTAGTGACATCTATGTTAAATGATTTAGTAAAAACAAAAAAATAACCGTAAGATAACAGAGCAGACTCAATGCCTTAGTTTACAATAACAAGGCAGGTTATAACTCTTTGGATGATTAATGAACTTAAAACATTTAGCGCTGCTCTGTGCAGCCTTAATATTTTCACAACAAACCAGTGCCGCTGATAAAGATAATGACGACCGCTGGTTTGAAGTGGAAGTGATCCTGTTTAGTCAACTGGGCGATAAAGCGCAATTAAAAGAGAAGTTTCCAAATAATACGGCTTTACCCCAATATCGAAATATTATCGACTTATTAGGTCCTTATCTTAACCCTGATATCGTCAGCTTAAAACAGCAATTACCCCGTTGTAATAATCCTACTTATGCTCAATCACTCCTTGAGCAAGCTATAACGGCGATAAAAGAGCAGCCTTACTATGTTGCTAAAAGCTTAGCTGAATTACAAACGCTTTCAGCCCAAACGATAGACGAGTCGTTAACAGAGACATCAGTATCAAAATTTAGCGATGGCACACATAGACAAGTGGCTTTAGACAATATCAATGATAGCCCTGCACCGATAAATAGTTCATTAAAAGTGGATGACGACAGCCGTTTAGCTATGCCATTACCAAAACAAGTGATGAGTGAAAAAGAATTAACGCAACGCTTAATGTTACTTGAGCAAGCAGCGGCTGAATTTTCAACCTTGCCCTTAACTTATGCCAACGAAACCGCCTCATTTACCGATGGTATTTGTACTATTTCTGTAGAGGAATTTAAGCACTTTACTCAATCAACCGATGCTTATGCTTATCAAAGTTATAGCGCTTTTAATCTTGAGCAGGTGCCGCCTACTATTAATAATATTGAAGATATCTATAGTGATGAAGACTACTTACTTAATAAAGAATCATTACAACTTGACGATATTGTTAAAGAAATAGCCCGCAGTCGAAATTTCAAACCCTTACTGCATTTTGGCTGGCGTCAAAAAACAAAAACTAAACAGTTAGCTGTGCCACTGAAAGTTATTGCCGGTGAAAATTTTTCAGAACAATACCAAAAAGAATTGCAACAATTTCAACAGCAACGCAAACAAGCACAAAGCCAAGAAGAGGCCCTGCATAACGCCTTATACAAAGATAGTTCGGCCCAAATAGAAAGGTCAGATGAAACAGTAAAAGAAAAAATAATGGCAGAACGTTTACAAGCGCTGCTGATAAAGCTACCCAACTTACCTACTGAGACAAAAAGTTTACTCGCTGAAATAGAGCAAGATATAACCGACACAGCGCTAATATTGAATACTAGCACCATGCAGGCAGCCCCAATCAAGCCTCCTCAAAACTGGACACTAGAGGGTTTTATCAAGGTAGAAGTTGACTTTTATTTACATATTACCGCTGATCTCAACGTAATGAATATGTCGTTAGCCGAACAAGCAACGCAGAGGTTATTACCTGGTGATAAACAAAAGCCATCGGCAATTTTAAAAACGATAAACTTTAAACAAGACCGACGAGTCAGAAGCACAGAAATACACTATTTTGATCATCCTTATATAGGTATGATCATTCGTATTCTGCCTTATGACAAACCCACTAAGGAAGTTGAACAGTCAACTCCACTTAACTAAATAAAGAGATGAATATGGACAAAGAAATAGAAATACAAGCCGCTGTTTTTCGTCGTTTACTGGCTCACTTAGACAGTAGAAAAGATGTACAAAATATTGAGTTAATGAATTTAGCGAGTTTTTGTCGTAATTGTTTTTCTAAATGGACCGTTGCTGAGGCTGAGAAGTTAGGTGTTGAAGTAGATATCGAGACTGCTCGTCAGCAAGTTTATGGTATGCCCTATAGCGAATGGAAAGAAAAACACCAATTGCCAGCAACAGCAGAGCAAATGGAAAAATTTAATCAGTTACAAAAGAAGTAAACCACGTAGCGGCAATTAAATTTTCACTGATATTGCATATTGAGTCGTTCGGCGATCATTTCTGTCGCGTGACTCTAGCCAACGTCCGCGTTTATTTTTTAAATGGCGTCGGTCAGCAGATGAGCGGCGTTCAGGTCCTTTCCAAAGCACTTTTTTTATTCCTATACCATTTTTAACATCATCTGCTACATCGGGCAGACTTGCTGCTGAGTTCATTTGACGGTTATATTTATTAGCTTGGCGCTTATCTTTTTTTGATTGAGCGATTTTTACTTGATTGGCCGCAGGCAATAAATCTATCAGTACATCCACTTTACTTGTCCGTTTATTAGTTATTGTTTTGTTGTACATTTAATCGGCAACTAACAATAAAAGTTTAATATTTTATATAAATAGTACCGCTAGACTAACTGACGATTATTTACAGCCATGGTTTTGATACAAATCCAATAGATTTTTTCAGCCACTCATTTAAAAATATGCTCAGGTAAAGTGCTGTTATCGCTATAAATAAAGACTCAGCATAGGTTAATTAGCGCCACATACCCATTTCAATAATCAATTGATCTTACCTATTAATCGACGAACTAAGCCAAGCCCTTTATTGCCAACACCGGCAAATATTTGTTTAACCTGATGGTGTTTCCCTTCGGTGATAGTCGCTAATACTTATTTTCATTTGCCATTTCTAGTTCAGACATCTAAATCAGTTGCTCCTATTTTTCAAGAGGCTTCGCGGGCATAGCGTTTTATTGGCTAAGCTGACTTGTCTTACATATGGCCTTAGGTAAATTGTTAGCCTTATAATGACTAAGTAAAATAGCGATACTGAAGTTAATTGTTGATGCTAAGCTATATTGAAGCCCATCAGAATTGTTTAATATAAAATAAAAATTTATAAAAATTAAATATTTTAAGTGTTTATTATAAAAGACTTAAAATTGTGTCTATACTTCTCAGGACATTAACTAACGGCGCGGTAATATCTCTTGAGTCTCCTATCAAATAATAAAAATTCAACCCATATTTTAATTATTCTCATCCTTATCTCCCTTGCCATTGGCCTTACCGAATTTTTAATCATGCAGTTCTTACCTTGGATACAAGCCTTATTTCCATTTTTACCTGAAGCGTTACTAGACGCTATATTACTGAGCCTATCGATTACACCAATTGTTTATTTATTAATTAGAAAGCACATTGTCGATGTATCATCTGACGCATCAAACATCCGTAAAAAGCTCATAATTTCTGCAGGTTTACCTCTTATTATTGCTATTATATTAATGCTAAATATTGTTCATAATAAACAAGAAGATATTTCACTTTTACACAATACTGAAAACATAACAGCGTTAGATAATAATATTGCTAAACTCATCGATGCCCTCAACCAAGAATTAGAACTCAGTGCGCTTTTTTTGATTAGTTACGATGAAAAATCAGCAAAATCTTCATTAAATACTCGATCACTCGATGACTTGAAAGCACCCCGTATCGATGTTGATACATTGCTGTCGTCAATAAAGAAAAGCATGACATCTGAAGACATTGTTGTTGGCGAATTTAATCAACAATACCTTGCTGAGCTAAAGTTAGCGTTAATAACGCTTAGAGAAGCGATTGATGCTAACAATATATCTTGGCAGCAAATTATTAATTTTCATATTGATTGGAAAAATGATTTTTTATCAAAATTACAATCATTTTCAGATCAAATAAGACATAAAGATATTGCAAAAATGCACAGTAACTTCATTACTTTATTGAAGTTAAAATTTTTAAACCTACTCAATAGCACTATTTTAACAGTGAGCCTTGAAAATGAAGAAAAAAATGAAAGTACCGTTGACATACGTCCACTTAAGCTAAGTATCCGCCAACAAAATAATCAAGAAAGACTGTATAATGACATATTTGTATCTTCACTATTTGAAGGCAATAAAGACCATGTACTTCAATTACTTGATAACAAAACAATCAGTGAAGCTAATCGACTTCAAAATGTTTTGCTCGAACGGAAGACTGAGGAGCTTGTCGCTCAGCTAAAAACCTCGATAGGCTATAATGGACTGATACATCAATTTAAAAATTATCTACTGCGTGATGATGAAAAATATCGAATCGCTTTTTTGACGCTTCATAGTGATGTAGAACAACTTATTAGTAA from Colwellia sp. PAMC 20917 includes these protein-coding regions:
- a CDS encoding DUF1244 domain-containing protein yields the protein MNMDKEIEIQAAVFRRLLAHLDSRKDVQNIELMNLASFCRNCFSKWTVAEAEKLGVEVDIETARQQVYGMPYSEWKEKHQLPATAEQMEKFNQLQKK
- a CDS encoding CsiV family protein produces the protein MNLKHLALLCAALIFSQQTSAADKDNDDRWFEVEVILFSQLGDKAQLKEKFPNNTALPQYRNIIDLLGPYLNPDIVSLKQQLPRCNNPTYAQSLLEQAITAIKEQPYYVAKSLAELQTLSAQTIDESLTETSVSKFSDGTHRQVALDNINDSPAPINSSLKVDDDSRLAMPLPKQVMSEKELTQRLMLLEQAAAEFSTLPLTYANETASFTDGICTISVEEFKHFTQSTDAYAYQSYSAFNLEQVPPTINNIEDIYSDEDYLLNKESLQLDDIVKEIARSRNFKPLLHFGWRQKTKTKQLAVPLKVIAGENFSEQYQKELQQFQQQRKQAQSQEEALHNALYKDSSAQIERSDETVKEKIMAERLQALLIKLPNLPTETKSLLAEIEQDITDTALILNTSTMQAAPIKPPQNWTLEGFIKVEVDFYLHITADLNVMNMSLAEQATQRLLPGDKQKPSAILKTINFKQDRRVRSTEIHYFDHPYIGMIIRILPYDKPTKEVEQSTPLN